The genome window CGGCCGCGCGGCTTTGTCTGGGAAGTCGAGGGGCGCCTCGTGGGGAACGCCAGCGTGCTGACGGTGGGAGGCCATCCCCGGCGCTGGATCCTGGTCAACGTGGCCGTGCATCCGGACTTTCAACGTCAGGGCATTGCGCGCCGGCTGGTTGAAGCGTGCGTTGCGTACGTTCACGAGCATAAGGGTCGTGTATTGCTTCTACAGACGGAAAGCGACAATCGTGGTGTGCAGGAGTTGTATGCCCAGCTCGGTTTCGAGACGATCGCCAGGCGGACGACCTGGGTTGGAAAATTCGACCGGCGCAGATTTCGCTCGATGCCGAAAGGGCGTGCCAGAGCGCGATTCCGGGAGGAATGGCGGGAACAGGCGGCGTTGGCTCGACGCATTCATCCGGAAGGATTGATTTGGCCTTATCCCCCAGGATCGAGCATCTACCACTCGGTGGGACTGGTGGATTCGTTATTACTGGGAGGAGAACGACATTGGGTCGTGTGTGAGGAGGGCGCGCTGGTGGGAAGTCTGAGTTTGCGTTGGAGCACCGAGGTTGACGCCTGGCGTATGCTGCTGGTCGTCGATCCGAAAGCACACGAACAAGTCGAGCGTGAATTGTTGGTGTGTGGTTTGAGTGAGCTTCCGAGCCAGAAAGCGCGCATCGAGTTGGAATATCCAACTGGGATTGCAGAAGACCAACTGTGCGATTTGGGTTTCGAAGAAAAACGAAGATTAACCTGGATGAAGAAAGAAATGCGGGATTGAAGTCAATCATGGATCCCGGATTTCTCCCGTCCGCTGTGGATGGTATGAAATAAGAGGCGCAAGTCTTTCAGAAGTACGTTCTTGAAGTTGAGGCGTTCGATGATACAAAATCGAAATTTCCGGCTACTTTGGCTGGCACAGATGATCTCGGCGGCCGGCGATTCGTTCAGCTTTCTGGCCATCGCGATCCGCATCGACGACCTTTCGGATAGTGCGGGGGCGTCGGCCCAAGCGTTGAGTCTGGTGCTGATCGCCTATGCGCTGCCAACGTTGGTCCTGGGTTTGTTCGCCGGAACGTTGGTGGACCGCTGGGATCGAAAGCGAGTGATGGTTTTTTCCGACGTGGCACGTGCGATCATCGCGCCGGGGTATCTGTTGCTGCAGTCC of Anaerolineales bacterium contains these proteins:
- a CDS encoding GNAT family N-acetyltransferase, with product MILAKSSDSATGMRPVDPKRDMRALAELIEVAFSSNLEAGSERMLGWMKFMGRLGWPGWVLSFYLLPPAARPRGFVWEVEGRLVGNASVLTVGGHPRRWILVNVAVHPDFQRQGIARRLVEACVAYVHEHKGRVLLLQTESDNRGVQELYAQLGFETIARRTTWVGKFDRRRFRSMPKGRARARFREEWREQAALARRIHPEGLIWPYPPGSSIYHSVGLVDSLLLGGERHWVVCEEGALVGSLSLRWSTEVDAWRMLLVVDPKAHEQVERELLVCGLSELPSQKARIELEYPTGIAEDQLCDLGFEEKRRLTWMKKEMRD